A stretch of Aedes aegypti strain LVP_AGWG chromosome 2, AaegL5.0 Primary Assembly, whole genome shotgun sequence DNA encodes these proteins:
- the LOC5572859 gene encoding origin recognition complex subunit 1, whose translation MRRKINNNVPAISWVGKQYEPERTDTGIAFKNKNKYFYRKCIFGALTLEIGNYVLVSNFDKADPGTINGCDIARIEHMYEILDDKKSGDIFKATVQWYSKPAGLPRSIEKDENYAFDKDYEVIEDSRFEPNISIDSIFNHCRVEIVETDVDISQLVAKKATKLPMFVARYRLAKISGSRKFHLEPLKNAATELTPRKRKSIAGLTGRSVGKSASKEVQKTPKLKIEFVNVDAIEDDYQVLQNISNEGTWVVKAIDNVDRSVYKQNLVQVTERLGDVEISDEESLSPKKMARMNQARRKSGNFRRNLNDSLRGGSPTSEEDVLNYSIVKDDSKGTEMKIRLKLSERHKSECETPTRKSIRKRTTPEKVDFLDNETSPRKSRKPDDVESSQTPTTRPRRKSILKTPSTKTGEVIGTPKRLQLSNIVEEFTEGRRMSRKITQTPTKAECIVDEPKTPRSRTNNKTTSQTSSAAKSKLIRSGAIKPTIHNRAAPLEVALDSQLAMARERLHVSAVPTSLPCREKEYNEIYNFVEGKIIDGCGGCMYVSGVPGTGKTATTTAVIRSLQASAEEEDIPKFEFVEINGMRLTEPRQAYVHIYRQLTGKTLAWEQAYNLLEKRFTTKAPRRVTTVLLVDELDILCNRRQDVVYNLLNWPTLPSAQLVVITIANTMDLPERLLMGKISSRLGLTRLTFQPYNFRQLQEIVMARLIGTSAFDAEAVQLVARKVAAVSGDARRALDICRRATEIADDKSKQTGQFVSVSMIHVQQALGEMIASAKVQTIKSCSKLEQLFLQAVTSEVTRTGIEECCFLGVYSQFETLAAINDIRVPNPGRAIAICSRLGASRLLICENSRNDIYQKILLNISADDVHFALQASKLI comes from the exons TGGATGTGATATTGCGCGAATTGAGCATATGTATGAAATATTGGACGATAAGAAATCCGGTGATATATTCAAAGCCACCGTTCAGTGGTATTCCAAACCGGCGGGTTTGCCTCGTAGTATtgaaaaggatgaaaactatgCGTTCGATAAGGATTACGAAGTAATTGAAGATTCTCGCTTTGAACCTAACATAAGTATAGACTCAATTTTCAATCATTGTCGCGTAGAAATTGTCGAGACGGACGTTGATATTTCACAATTGGTGGCCAAAAAGGCAACCAAATTACCAATGTTTGTAGCACGATATAGACTAGCTAAAATCTCTGGCTCTAGAAAATTCCACCTGGAACCTTTGAAAAATGCTGCAACAGAATTAACGCCTCGAAAAAGGAAATCCATAGCTGGTCTGACTGGTCGTTCTGTTGGCAAAAGCGCTTCGAAAGAAGTACAGAAAACTCCAAAGTTGAAGATTGAATTCGTCAATGTAGACGCCATAGAGGACGATTATCAAGTTCTGCAAAACATTTCGAACGAAGGCACATGGGTGGTCAAAGCGATTGATAACGTAGATCGTTCGGTTTATAAGCAAAACTTGGTGCAGGTCACAGAAAGATTGGGCGATGTCGAAATAAGCGACGAGGAGAGCTTATCGCCTAAGAAAATGGCGCGAATGAACCAAGCTAGACGAAAATCTGGCAACTTCCGCAGAAATTTGAACGACAGTCTCCGGGGTGGATCTCCTACGTCTGAAGAAGATGTGTTGAACTATTCAATTGTTAAGGATGATTCTAAAGGCACTGAAATGAAAATAAGATTGAAATTATCAGAACGCCACAAATCGGAATGTGAAACACCTACCAGAAAGTCGATCAGGAAGAGGACGACGCCAgaaaaagtcgattttctgGACAATGAAACGTCTCCAAGAAAGTCTCGGAAGCCTGACGATGTGGAATCTTCCCAAACACCTACAACGAGACCACGACGAAAGAGTATACTGAAAACTCCGAGCACCAAAACCGGAGAAGTCATTGGTACCCCGAAACGACTTCAGCTTTCGAATATTGTCGAAGAGTTCACAGAGGGCCGACGAATGTCGAGGAAAATTACACAAACTCCGACAAAGGCGGAATGTATCGTTGATGAACCTAAAACTCCCCGGTCCAGGACAAATAACAAAACAACATCTCAGACTAGTAGCGCAGCGAAGAGCAAACTTATTCGCTCTGGTGCCATAAAGCCCACTATTCACAACAGGGCAGCCCCCTTGGAAGTGGCGTTAGATAGTCAACTGGCGATGGCTCGTGAACGGTTGCATGTTTCGGCGGTGCCCACAAGTCTTCCCTGTCGCGAAAAAGAGTACAACGAAATTTACAACTTCgtagaagggaaaatcatcgatGGGTGTGGAGGCTGCATGTACGTTTCCGGTGTACCGGGAACAGGTAAAACGGCCACAACGACAGCCGTAATTCGTTCGCTACAGGCTTCGGCCGAGGAGGAAGACATTCCAAAGTTCGAGTTTGTCGAAATAAACGGAATGCGACTTACAGAACCACGTCAAGCTTACGTTCACATCTATCGACAGCTCACAGGGAAAACGCTAGCTTGGGAACAGGCGTACAACCTTTTGGAGAAACGTTTCACTACTAAAGCTCCCCGTCGTGTAACGACTGTCCTTTTAGTTGACGAGCTCGACATCTTATGCAACCGTCGCCAGGATGTTGTCTATAATCTGCTAAACTGGCCCACTTTACCTTCCGCCCAGTTGGTGGTCATCACCATCGCAAACACCATGGACCTTCCCGAACGTTTGCTGATGGGAAAAATTTCCTCCCGCCTAGGGCTGACGCGGCTCACTTTCCAGCCCTACAACTTCCGACAGTTGCAGGAAATTGTGATGGCACGATTGATCGGAACGTCCGCCTTCGATGCGGAAGCCGTTCAACTTGTGGCACGTAAAGTGGCAGCCGTATCCGGTGATGCTCGCCGGGCGTTGGACATTTGTCGAAGGGCAACCGAAATAGCGGACGATAAATCCAAGCAGACTGGCCAGTTCGTAAGCGTGTCCATGATCCACGTCCAGCAAGCCCTCGGGGAAATGATAGCCAGCGCAAAGGTGCAGACGATCAAAAGCTGCTCAAAGCTGGAACAGTTGTTTCTGCAGGCAGTTACATCTGAG GTTACTCGCACCGGCATAGAAGAATGTTGCTTCCTGGGAGTGTATTCGCAGTTTGAAACACTAGCAGCAATCAACGACATAAGAGTACCTAATCCAGGACGAGCCATTGCCATCTGTAGCCGGCTGGGAGCTTCGCGGCTACTTATTTGTGAGAATTCACGCAACGATATTTATCAGAagattctcctcaacatcagcGCTGACGATGTGCACTTTGCATTGCAGGCAAGTAAGctaatttga